One Gammaproteobacteria bacterium DNA window includes the following coding sequences:
- a CDS encoding LysR family transcriptional regulator produces the protein MSTIHTESTHRAQNMSLEWSDLAVILAVCRSGTLAGAARVLGQNHSTIFRRINAIEERTGVRFFERLREGYAMTDAGRSAMRYAERIEAEVHALGREVLGQDLRIQGKIRVTAPEGMLWKVLPPVFDAFVKRHPETSIEILGGHSMVDLGRRESDIAVRATAKPPDISLGKKLCNFRFALYASPQFLDSMDERPIHEQPWCFIEGTHEWLVPSLWKKPEQAERVIAFSSASVFGVLNCTAAGMGLTLMPCYLADAEPRLVRVSEFTGPTLELWILTHPDLRHTARVKALMAFLFENLSKDADLFEGSRPAGKPRLIWGA, from the coding sequence TTGAGCACTATTCATACGGAATCCACCCATAGAGCCCAAAACATGTCGCTGGAATGGAGTGATCTGGCGGTCATCCTCGCCGTCTGCCGTAGCGGTACTTTGGCCGGTGCGGCCCGCGTTCTCGGCCAAAACCACAGCACCATATTTCGAAGAATCAACGCTATAGAAGAAAGAACCGGAGTGCGTTTTTTCGAACGCCTGCGTGAAGGCTATGCCATGACAGATGCCGGCCGCTCTGCCATGCGCTATGCCGAACGCATCGAGGCCGAGGTCCATGCGCTTGGTCGCGAGGTACTCGGACAAGACTTACGTATCCAGGGCAAGATCCGCGTTACCGCGCCTGAGGGAATGTTATGGAAGGTGTTGCCGCCAGTATTCGATGCCTTTGTGAAGCGACACCCCGAAACCAGTATCGAAATCCTCGGCGGCCACTCCATGGTTGACCTGGGACGTCGCGAGTCAGACATTGCTGTTCGCGCCACCGCCAAACCACCCGATATCAGCCTCGGCAAGAAATTGTGCAATTTTCGTTTCGCTCTCTATGCCTCGCCGCAATTCCTCGACAGCATGGACGAACGTCCTATCCATGAACAACCCTGGTGTTTCATCGAAGGCACACATGAATGGCTGGTTCCCTCGTTGTGGAAAAAACCAGAGCAGGCAGAGCGAGTCATTGCATTCAGCAGCGCCAGTGTCTTTGGTGTACTCAACTGCACTGCCGCTGGCATGGGCTTGACGCTAATGCCCTGTTATCTTGCCGACGCCGAACCACGGCTGGTGCGCGTCAGTGAATTTACTGGACCAACATTAGAGTTATGGATACTGACGCATCCGGATTTGCGCCACACCGCCAGAGTGAAGGCATTGATGGCATTTTTATTTGAGAACTTGAGTAAGGATGCCGATTTGTTTGAGGGCAGCAGACCTGCGGGGAAGCCGAGGCTGATCTGGGGGGCATGA
- a CDS encoding SDR family NAD(P)-dependent oxidoreductase → MSDIQRIIIVGATSAIASHCARLWLKKRPAELVLLGRDEKKLERVAADLKVRSPQTNIQNVQTSFVDAKSIQTTVDSIAIQGRCDIVLIAHGDLPDQDACQNDLQQMQRALEINAVSPVLFAEAFAKHMAETNSGKLLIIGSVAGDRGRKSNYIYGSAKGLVTRYAQGLQHRFAGTQVKVVLIKPGPTDTPMTAHLKAQGVKLASVESVAKQIVLAVESGKTTEYVPGKWWVIMMALRHLPGFIFNKLNI, encoded by the coding sequence TTGAGCGACATACAACGCATTATCATTGTGGGCGCGACCTCGGCGATTGCGTCACATTGCGCCAGATTGTGGTTGAAAAAACGGCCTGCTGAACTGGTACTGCTTGGGCGTGATGAAAAAAAACTCGAGCGAGTTGCCGCCGATCTCAAAGTGCGTAGTCCGCAAACCAATATCCAGAATGTTCAGACAAGTTTTGTCGATGCGAAATCTATACAAACGACGGTTGACAGTATTGCAATACAGGGTCGTTGCGATATTGTTCTGATCGCACATGGAGATTTGCCTGATCAAGACGCTTGTCAGAACGACTTGCAACAAATGCAGAGAGCCCTGGAGATCAATGCCGTCTCGCCAGTACTCTTTGCCGAAGCCTTTGCCAAGCATATGGCCGAGACGAATAGTGGTAAATTACTGATTATAGGCTCAGTGGCTGGTGATCGCGGCAGAAAGTCCAATTATATTTATGGTTCGGCAAAAGGACTGGTGACCCGTTATGCACAAGGCTTGCAACACCGATTTGCAGGCACACAAGTGAAAGTGGTGCTTATAAAGCCGGGCCCGACCGATACGCCCATGACGGCACACTTGAAGGCACAGGGAGTAAAGCTAGCCAGTGTTGAATCTGTGGCGAAACAGATTGTGCTGGCAGTCGAGTCGGGCAAGACGACCGAATATGTGCCAGGTAAGTGGTGGGTGATCATGATGGCATTAAGGCATTTGCCAGGTTTTATTTTTAATAAGTTAAATATCTAA
- the glcF gene encoding glycolate oxidase subunit GlcF, whose product MQTQILDSYRQTAEGLEAESILRSCVHCGFCTATCPTYQLLGDELDSPRGRIYLMKQVLEGKEVTQKTQTHLDRCLTCRSCETTCPSGVQYGRLIDIGRHIVEQKVSRPLIARIQRKMLRTVVPNTGLFKTMLGLGQVFKPLLPRALKRKIPAMGKAVAWPTRQHTRKMLILEVCAQPVTAPQTNAVTAHVLDSLGIQLVRTNGTGCCGALSHHLSAHEEGLDYMRRNINAWWPHIEQGAEAIISTASGCGVVVKEYGKLLEHDSHYAAKAKRISELSKDISEILSAEDLSGFRKETPVKIAFHSPCTLQHGQKLVGSVENILRSVGYQLTEVSDPHLCCGSSGTYSILQSELSQQLLNNKLNSLESGTPDIIATANIGCQMHMATKAKVPVKHWIELLRD is encoded by the coding sequence ATGCAAACCCAAATACTGGACAGCTATCGGCAAACCGCGGAAGGTCTGGAGGCCGAATCGATATTACGCAGCTGCGTACACTGCGGTTTTTGTACCGCAACCTGTCCTACTTACCAGTTACTCGGCGATGAACTCGATAGCCCACGCGGTCGCATCTACCTGATGAAGCAGGTTCTCGAAGGCAAGGAAGTCACGCAGAAAACACAGACCCATCTCGATCGCTGTCTGACATGTCGTTCCTGCGAAACCACCTGTCCGTCCGGCGTGCAATATGGTCGACTAATAGATATCGGCCGTCACATTGTTGAACAAAAGGTGAGTCGTCCCTTGATCGCACGCATACAACGCAAAATGTTGCGTACTGTTGTACCCAATACCGGATTGTTCAAAACAATGCTCGGACTCGGACAGGTATTCAAACCACTTTTACCACGCGCATTGAAACGCAAGATTCCTGCGATGGGAAAGGCCGTTGCCTGGCCAACCCGACAACACACACGCAAGATGCTGATACTGGAAGTCTGCGCACAACCCGTTACTGCGCCACAAACCAACGCTGTCACTGCGCACGTACTCGACAGCTTAGGGATACAGCTGGTACGTACCAACGGTACCGGTTGTTGCGGTGCGCTCAGTCATCATCTATCCGCACACGAAGAAGGTCTCGACTATATGCGTCGCAATATCAATGCGTGGTGGCCGCATATTGAACAGGGCGCAGAAGCCATTATCAGCACCGCCAGCGGTTGTGGCGTAGTAGTAAAGGAATACGGCAAATTACTGGAACACGACAGCCACTACGCCGCCAAGGCGAAACGAATTTCTGAACTGAGCAAAGACATTAGTGAAATATTATCGGCGGAAGACTTGTCAGGTTTCCGTAAAGAAACGCCAGTAAAAATCGCCTTTCACTCTCCTTGCACCCTGCAACACGGACAGAAGTTGGTCGGCAGTGTCGAAAACATTCTTCGTAGTGTCGGATACCAACTCACCGAAGTCAGTGATCCGCATTTGTGCTGTGGTTCTTCCGGAACCTATTCCATATTGCAATCAGAATTGTCGCAACAATTGCTGAACAACAAACTCAACAGCCTGGAATCAGGTACACCGGACATCATCGCTACCGCCAACATCGGCTGCCAGATGCACATGGCCACCAAAGCAAAGGTACCGGTAAAGCACTGGATTGAACTGCTACGCGATTAA
- a CDS encoding transporter substrate-binding domain-containing protein gives MFLNQVYNLRLRVVVIFVLAFFSAHPSYASALPDCSRTYTLAYHDHGMLYSTTLDAGIDRDVAIEMVKRSGCNVEISVMPRARIWTWIESGQLDFSMSGITNASRDKFADFGWYLYNKYYFLVRKDANIDSLAEFENNPKLEIGAIRSFRYSENANKLVDRLASQHRVTDVPDHAQLLSMLKLNRIQGMIIEPFNYTQVDSRELNEVTKIIDTGDQPVLHGLIMSKKSLSEEERTKWRNIIDGMRMDGTLLKIMSKYFDKEMAISMVDF, from the coding sequence ATGTTTCTTAACCAAGTCTACAATTTACGATTAAGAGTCGTTGTCATATTCGTTTTGGCATTTTTTTCTGCACATCCCAGTTACGCGTCTGCACTGCCTGACTGTTCTCGCACATATACCCTGGCCTACCACGACCATGGCATGCTGTATTCGACCACACTAGACGCAGGCATCGATAGAGACGTTGCTATCGAAATGGTTAAAAGAAGCGGCTGCAATGTCGAAATCTCTGTTATGCCGAGAGCTCGCATATGGACCTGGATAGAGTCTGGCCAACTTGATTTCAGCATGTCGGGAATCACCAATGCATCGCGTGATAAATTTGCCGATTTTGGTTGGTATCTGTACAACAAATATTATTTTTTAGTCCGAAAAGACGCAAACATTGATAGTCTTGCGGAGTTTGAAAATAATCCCAAACTTGAAATCGGTGCAATCCGTAGTTTTCGTTATAGTGAAAACGCGAACAAATTGGTCGACCGATTGGCGTCGCAACATCGCGTTACCGACGTACCGGATCATGCACAGTTGCTCAGCATGCTCAAGCTAAACCGTATTCAGGGTATGATTATCGAACCATTCAATTACACACAGGTCGACAGTCGTGAGCTGAATGAAGTTACGAAAATCATCGACACTGGCGATCAGCCGGTACTACATGGACTCATCATGTCAAAGAAATCCCTGTCTGAGGAAGAGAGAACGAAATGGCGTAATATCATCGATGGAATGAGAATGGATGGAACGCTGCTCAAGATCATGAGCAAATACTTCGACAAGGAAATGGCAATATCGATGGTTGATTTCTAG
- a CDS encoding methyl-accepting chemotaxis protein, which produces MFSKFRIGQRLYGAFFAVILLFAGLASYQIVNTIELSELQDEGAGRASDAMAIKDISAWVESIYAVIGDSIINRDLNETRADLEKIKSVALESEKKLANMSDTDAEHRETRKFAQALDKYIQKFEMELLPLIADDADRNMSQIRKIDGELDEMRDAVLESLAFIDKSMTEESLEADREFDGVAKKTIGVIIFVLLVAMGVAAVFATLITRSIVNPLRNLVIAAESVSNGNMAVDVQTEGRDEISQVSRSVSDMVEKLREVIGEITIATDNISSASAQVSSTAQTLSQAASEQAASVEETSASLEQMGSSINQNTDNSKLTDEIAGKVSEKAEQGGKAVVDTVSAMSDIAERISMIEDIAYKTNLLALNAAIEAARAGEHGKGFAVVADEVRKLAERSQAAAQEINDTAAKSVKIAEQAGRLINEIVPDIKRTAQLVREITCASEEQSEGVIQMNTAVGQLDRVSQQNAASSEELASTAEEMSSQAHSLVDTMRFFKL; this is translated from the coding sequence ATGTTTTCCAAATTTCGTATCGGACAGCGATTATACGGGGCATTTTTTGCGGTTATTCTGTTGTTTGCCGGTCTGGCCTCATATCAAATAGTCAATACAATAGAACTCTCCGAATTACAGGACGAGGGCGCCGGGCGGGCAAGCGACGCTATGGCGATTAAAGATATTAGTGCCTGGGTGGAAAGCATTTACGCCGTTATTGGCGACTCTATTATTAATCGCGATTTGAATGAAACACGCGCTGATCTGGAAAAAATTAAATCAGTAGCGCTGGAAAGCGAAAAAAAACTGGCGAATATGTCTGATACAGATGCAGAGCATCGTGAGACGCGCAAGTTTGCGCAGGCATTGGATAAGTATATACAAAAGTTTGAAATGGAACTGCTTCCGCTTATAGCAGACGACGCCGACCGTAATATGAGTCAGATTCGAAAGATCGATGGTGAACTGGACGAGATGCGCGATGCCGTACTCGAGTCCTTAGCCTTCATCGACAAGTCCATGACTGAAGAGTCGCTCGAAGCGGATAGAGAATTTGATGGCGTAGCGAAAAAAACTATCGGCGTGATTATTTTTGTTTTGTTGGTTGCTATGGGAGTCGCCGCCGTTTTCGCAACACTGATTACACGCAGCATCGTCAATCCGCTTAGAAATCTCGTTATTGCCGCCGAAAGCGTTTCAAACGGGAACATGGCAGTTGATGTCCAGACAGAAGGTCGAGATGAAATTTCACAGGTTAGTCGAAGCGTGTCTGACATGGTCGAAAAGTTACGTGAGGTCATTGGAGAAATTACAATTGCGACAGACAATATTTCCAGCGCATCCGCGCAAGTCAGTTCAACCGCGCAAACACTCAGTCAGGCAGCCAGTGAACAGGCAGCTAGCGTGGAAGAAACCAGTGCTTCGTTAGAACAAATGGGTAGCTCGATCAATCAGAATACAGATAATTCTAAGTTGACTGACGAGATTGCCGGCAAAGTTTCGGAGAAGGCAGAGCAAGGCGGTAAGGCCGTAGTGGATACCGTCAGCGCGATGAGTGATATCGCGGAGCGTATCAGCATGATCGAAGACATCGCTTACAAGACCAATTTGCTCGCTTTAAATGCCGCGATAGAGGCTGCGCGTGCCGGTGAACATGGCAAGGGATTCGCGGTTGTGGCGGATGAGGTGCGCAAACTGGCGGAACGTAGCCAGGCGGCTGCGCAGGAAATTAACGACACCGCAGCGAAAAGCGTGAAGATTGCCGAGCAGGCTGGAAGGCTAATCAATGAAATAGTTCCTGACATTAAACGTACGGCGCAACTCGTACGCGAAATTACCTGCGCATCCGAGGAACAATCTGAGGGTGTCATTCAGATGAACACTGCTGTTGGTCAACTCGACAGGGTTTCACAGCAAAACGCCGCTTCGTCTGAAGAGTTGGCGAGTACGGCGGAGGAGATGTCGAGTCAGGCCCATAGCCTGGTTGACACGATGAGATTCTTCAAACTCTAG
- a CDS encoding ATP-binding protein: MEKLRKMIDVAGLLKPGIGRKFALFILLFSSVVTLVSTIVQLTIEFKRDVGDIERSLVQIRTSYSESLAGSLWVVSKQDVKLQLDGILRLPDMQYLEVRNENDDIVSKVGTFIGVRVLREETPLFYKHQDKLVFVGTLISIASLEGAYQRLIDKALVILLSQTIKTFLVSFFIIILFQYLIGRHLAKIARHSEVLDAITPEQNLELDRDDANSKHKDELSHVVSAINKMRCRLSNAFRKLLHSEENTRMMVESVQDYAIFRLDVDGHISTWNSGAQRIFGYAASEIIGKPYSVFFLPHDIENNVVRQLLENSVKNNRAESAGLRTRKDGTAFWAEGTLTALFDSSNTPKGFSSVTRDITERKTAEKEQQRLNRALRLLSDCNLLLVNAKCEYELLTGVCQLIVNTGGYIAAWVGVPENDQDKTVKSVTQHGFDQQFFNESPVSWDESLSIGRGPTGIAIRTRKPQFFQQGQTNSQILPWRSTAEKHGIQSGLAMPMISGDELIGILSLYSSDPMAFTQAEVNLFEELIRNIVFGIERLRSIEKHAIAEAASEAKSTFLANMSHEIRTPLNAILGSTQLLRRENPTPKQSERLDTIDTAGEHLLDIINAVLDLSKIEAGKFFIESRSVSVVEIMAGINSLMEERATAKHLSFKIEIEKVPKLLVGDATRIKQALINYVGNAIKFTEKGMITVRATTLAESDDDAVIRFEVEDTGIGIADENIHHLFTAFEQIDSTSTRKYGGTGLGLAITKKLAELMGGDAGVESKPGIGSKFWFTAHLKKEILPRAEHSFSDNNRDQIDIEKDFSRNRVLIVDDEPVNRKLLIDILKILNPQVDQAENGSEAVELIKNNPYDLIFMDMQMPVMNGLDATRRIRMLPNGKTVPIIALTGNAFYEDRLRCLEAGMTEFVSKPFSVVQLLSNVRRWLSETVHSNDKELV, encoded by the coding sequence ATGGAAAAATTACGGAAAATGATTGATGTCGCAGGTCTACTAAAGCCTGGAATAGGCAGAAAATTTGCGCTTTTCATATTATTATTCAGCTCTGTCGTCACCTTAGTCTCAACAATCGTTCAGCTGACAATTGAATTTAAACGCGATGTTGGCGATATAGAACGCTCACTTGTCCAGATTCGCACAAGTTATTCAGAAAGTCTGGCTGGAAGTCTATGGGTTGTCAGCAAGCAAGACGTAAAGCTACAACTCGATGGCATTTTGCGCCTACCAGACATGCAATATCTCGAAGTCCGAAATGAGAATGATGATATTGTTTCGAAGGTCGGTACTTTTATTGGCGTCCGTGTTTTGCGCGAAGAAACGCCACTCTTCTACAAACACCAAGATAAACTTGTATTCGTTGGGACATTAATCAGCATAGCCAGCCTGGAAGGCGCTTACCAACGGCTAATTGACAAAGCACTTGTCATTCTGCTTAGTCAGACCATAAAAACCTTTCTCGTATCTTTTTTCATTATTATTCTATTTCAGTACTTGATTGGGCGTCATTTAGCGAAAATTGCGCGTCATTCCGAGGTACTGGATGCGATTACGCCTGAGCAAAACCTGGAACTCGACAGAGATGACGCAAATTCGAAACACAAAGACGAGCTAAGCCACGTTGTATCCGCTATCAATAAAATGCGGTGTCGCTTAAGCAACGCATTTAGAAAATTGCTACACAGTGAAGAAAATACACGAATGATGGTTGAGTCAGTTCAAGACTACGCCATTTTTCGCCTTGATGTCGATGGGCATATCAGCACATGGAACAGTGGCGCACAGCGTATTTTTGGCTATGCCGCGTCGGAAATAATAGGTAAGCCATATAGTGTTTTCTTTTTACCGCACGATATTGAAAACAATGTGGTGCGTCAGTTACTGGAAAATTCCGTAAAAAATAATCGTGCCGAAAGCGCAGGGCTTCGCACACGCAAGGATGGAACCGCGTTTTGGGCAGAAGGAACGCTTACCGCGCTTTTTGATTCCAGTAACACTCCCAAAGGTTTCTCATCTGTTACGCGCGACATTACAGAACGCAAGACAGCGGAAAAGGAACAACAGCGACTCAATCGCGCTTTGCGCCTGCTAAGCGACTGTAATCTACTCCTCGTCAATGCAAAATGTGAGTACGAATTACTAACTGGCGTCTGCCAACTCATCGTCAACACAGGGGGTTATATCGCCGCTTGGGTGGGAGTACCAGAAAACGATCAAGACAAAACAGTTAAGTCCGTCACTCAACATGGATTTGACCAACAGTTTTTCAACGAGTCTCCCGTCTCCTGGGATGAGTCACTCAGCATTGGACGCGGCCCGACGGGTATTGCGATACGAACACGTAAACCGCAATTCTTTCAACAGGGTCAAACGAATTCCCAGATACTACCGTGGCGATCAACCGCAGAAAAGCACGGTATACAGTCTGGTCTTGCCATGCCTATGATTTCCGGAGATGAACTCATCGGTATACTATCCCTGTACTCTTCTGATCCCATGGCATTTACACAGGCGGAAGTAAACCTTTTCGAGGAGTTAATCCGAAATATTGTTTTTGGCATCGAACGTCTGAGATCTATAGAAAAACACGCCATTGCTGAGGCTGCCAGCGAGGCAAAATCCACATTTCTTGCGAATATGTCACACGAGATTCGCACACCGCTTAACGCCATTCTGGGTTCAACCCAACTGCTACGCCGCGAAAATCCCACGCCGAAACAATCAGAACGGCTTGACACAATCGATACCGCTGGCGAACATTTGCTCGACATCATTAACGCAGTCCTCGATTTATCAAAAATTGAGGCTGGCAAATTTTTTATTGAATCAAGGTCAGTTAGCGTTGTTGAAATCATGGCCGGCATAAACTCCCTCATGGAGGAGCGTGCCACTGCAAAACATCTGTCCTTCAAAATAGAAATCGAAAAAGTGCCGAAACTCTTAGTAGGAGACGCCACTCGAATAAAGCAGGCCCTGATAAACTATGTAGGAAACGCTATAAAATTTACCGAAAAAGGCATGATAACTGTGCGCGCTACTACTTTAGCGGAAAGTGATGACGATGCAGTTATACGCTTTGAGGTGGAAGACACCGGCATTGGAATTGCCGATGAAAATATTCATCACTTGTTCACCGCATTTGAACAAATTGATAGCACTTCTACACGCAAGTATGGTGGCACAGGTTTGGGTTTGGCTATAACGAAAAAGCTTGCCGAATTAATGGGGGGCGATGCTGGCGTAGAAAGTAAACCCGGCATCGGCAGTAAATTTTGGTTTACTGCACACCTAAAGAAGGAAATATTACCGCGAGCAGAACATTCTTTTTCTGATAACAATCGCGATCAAATAGACATCGAAAAAGATTTCAGTCGAAATAGAGTATTGATCGTGGACGATGAACCTGTCAATCGAAAGCTATTGATCGATATATTGAAGATACTAAATCCTCAAGTTGACCAGGCGGAAAATGGTTCAGAAGCCGTTGAACTAATAAAAAATAATCCATATGACCTAATCTTCATGGACATGCAAATGCCTGTCATGAATGGACTGGATGCAACGCGAAGGATTCGAATGTTGCCGAACGGTAAGACCGTACCCATCATCGCTTTAACCGGAAATGCTTTCTATGAGGATCGCCTTCGATGCCTAGAGGCGGGAATGACCGAGTTTGTTTCCAAGCCATTCAGTGTAGTTCAGCTATTGAGCAATGTCCGGAGGTGGCTATCCGAAACTGTACATTCAAACGACAAGGAGCTTGTCTAA
- the glcE gene encoding glycolate oxidase subunit GlcE has product MSDIEHQLQQQIEGALQDGKPLNIVGGNSKSHLGRASHGETLRVSGHQGICSYEPTELVITARAGTRVEEIEQVLSQHNQMLPFEPPHYGPDATIGGTIACNLSGPARVSNGAARDFLLGTRMINGKAQVLRFGGEVMKNVAGYDASRLMCGAMGTLGVLLEVSLKVLPKPATEVTLVQEMTVSKAIQFMNECAGMPLPVSASAWCNGQLYIRLSGSTNAINTAQRYIGGEVLDCAAAFWSQMREHQLAFFQTDKPLWRISLPSTSPQFSVDGETLIEWGGALRWLITDAPAETIFTAAATTGGHAMCYAGHNRDAQIFQPLDTGLMALHRQLKNSFDPHGIFNPGRMYQEF; this is encoded by the coding sequence GTGTCGGATATAGAACATCAACTACAGCAACAGATCGAAGGTGCACTACAAGACGGCAAGCCGCTGAATATTGTCGGCGGTAATAGTAAGTCGCACCTCGGTCGCGCCTCGCACGGTGAAACCCTCAGGGTCAGCGGACATCAGGGTATATGCAGCTATGAACCCACCGAGTTGGTCATTACCGCCCGCGCGGGAACGCGCGTGGAAGAAATTGAACAGGTGTTGAGTCAACATAATCAGATGCTGCCATTTGAACCGCCGCACTACGGACCAGATGCCACCATCGGCGGTACCATCGCATGTAATCTTTCGGGGCCCGCACGTGTCAGCAATGGCGCAGCGCGTGACTTTCTGCTCGGCACGCGCATGATTAACGGCAAGGCACAGGTATTACGCTTTGGCGGTGAGGTGATGAAAAACGTTGCCGGCTACGATGCCTCGCGCCTGATGTGTGGCGCGATGGGAACGCTAGGTGTTTTGCTGGAAGTCAGCCTCAAGGTATTGCCAAAACCCGCCACCGAGGTGACACTGGTGCAGGAAATGACGGTGAGCAAGGCTATACAATTTATGAACGAATGCGCCGGCATGCCGTTACCTGTATCCGCGAGCGCATGGTGTAATGGTCAGCTTTATATTCGTCTCTCAGGAAGCACCAATGCGATAAACACAGCGCAGCGATATATCGGTGGTGAGGTACTGGATTGCGCCGCGGCGTTCTGGTCGCAAATGCGCGAACACCAGCTGGCTTTCTTTCAAACTGACAAACCATTGTGGCGAATTTCCCTGCCCTCCACCAGCCCACAATTTTCAGTGGATGGTGAGACACTCATCGAGTGGGGAGGCGCATTGCGCTGGCTGATCACCGACGCACCGGCGGAAACAATATTTACGGCGGCGGCTACGACCGGCGGACACGCTATGTGTTATGCAGGACATAATCGTGACGCACAGATTTTTCAGCCCCTCGACACAGGGCTTATGGCGCTACACCGTCAGCTGAAAAATTCTTTCGATCCACACGGAATATTCAATCCAGGCAGGATGTATCAGGAGTTCTAA
- a CDS encoding AmpG family muropeptide MFS transporter: MNSTNNAPIKSWAEAFRVYSKPRVLGMLFLGFSAGLPFLLVFSTLSAWLNDVGIQKSVIGFFSWVGITYSIKVFWAPVIDHLKIPLLTRLLGKRRSWMLVAQAGIAIGLLGMASTNPSTHIEVIAWFALLVAFSSATQDISIDAYRIEALDKEFQAAMAATYVLGYRLALLVAGAGAFYIADFQDWPTAYISMAACMLIGIATTLIIREPVHAQNQHTEALQEEIKNKLHLKSANTPVVRLAVWFSEAVISPFVEFFKRNGKQAMIILGLIAVYKISDITMGVMANPFYLDLGFSKIEIANVTKVFGFFMTIAGAALGGVLVVRYGLFRPLVLGAVLIAATNLLFATLALSEPNTTMLALVVSADNLSGGIATSVFIAYLSSLTNSAYTATQYALFSSLMTLPAKFIGGFSGIVVEAQGYFGFFVYAAMLGLPAILIATYLMRKQSRSEGA; this comes from the coding sequence ATGAATTCGACGAACAATGCGCCAATTAAAAGCTGGGCCGAAGCGTTCCGGGTTTATAGCAAACCCAGAGTTCTGGGCATGTTGTTCCTGGGTTTTTCCGCTGGATTGCCTTTCCTGCTGGTGTTTTCCACGTTGTCCGCGTGGCTAAACGATGTTGGGATTCAAAAAAGTGTGATCGGCTTTTTCAGCTGGGTAGGCATTACTTATTCGATCAAGGTATTCTGGGCGCCGGTGATCGATCACCTGAAAATACCACTGCTCACCAGGTTGCTGGGCAAGCGCCGCAGTTGGATGCTTGTCGCGCAGGCGGGTATTGCAATCGGGTTATTGGGAATGGCCTCGACGAATCCCTCCACTCATATTGAAGTGATCGCCTGGTTTGCCTTGCTGGTCGCCTTTTCCTCCGCAACTCAGGATATCAGTATTGATGCCTATCGTATCGAAGCCCTGGATAAAGAATTCCAGGCGGCCATGGCGGCGACCTACGTCCTGGGTTATCGGCTGGCACTTTTGGTGGCTGGGGCTGGCGCGTTTTACATCGCGGATTTTCAGGACTGGCCTACGGCTTATATCAGCATGGCGGCGTGTATGTTGATCGGTATAGCAACAACATTGATTATTCGTGAGCCAGTACATGCACAGAACCAACATACCGAAGCTTTACAGGAAGAGATAAAAAACAAACTGCACCTTAAAAGCGCCAACACTCCCGTGGTGAGGCTCGCTGTCTGGTTTAGTGAAGCGGTAATTAGCCCCTTCGTGGAATTTTTCAAACGCAATGGTAAACAGGCCATGATCATCCTCGGCCTGATCGCGGTGTACAAGATCAGCGATATCACCATGGGCGTGATGGCCAATCCCTTTTATCTGGATCTAGGTTTTAGCAAGATCGAGATTGCCAATGTGACCAAGGTCTTTGGCTTTTTCATGACGATTGCCGGCGCAGCCCTCGGTGGCGTGCTAGTAGTGCGCTATGGCTTATTTAGACCTCTGGTCTTGGGGGCGGTATTAATTGCTGCGACCAATTTGCTTTTCGCTACGCTGGCGCTAAGTGAACCCAATACTACTATGCTCGCGCTAGTGGTCAGTGCCGATAATCTCAGCGGCGGAATCGCGACTTCGGTGTTTATTGCCTATCTTTCAAGTCTGACTAACTCCGCTTATACGGCGACGCAATATGCCTTGTTTAGCTCGCTCATGACATTACCGGCAAAGTTTATTGGCGGGTTCTCAGGTATCGTAGTTGAGGCGCAGGGGTATTTTGGGTTTTTTGTTTATGCGGCGATGCTGGGCTTGCCCGCGATATTGATTGCGACGTATTTGATGCGTAAGCAGAGTCGTTCAGAGGGCGCTTGA